DNA sequence from the Camelus dromedarius isolate mCamDro1 chromosome 24, mCamDro1.pat, whole genome shotgun sequence genome:
TCTCAAGCTTCCATGGGATGCCGTGGATTTAGTCAGAGCCCATCCCAGCACTGTTCCTAgtgatttcttaaaattctttttagaaaaagaatttccTGAGCATTTCAAATGCAGTGCCCAACACTCAGGCGAGGCTAGGAGCCCTGAAGGTAAACATGTGTGGTCAGGACTGCCCGAGGATGACACCCAGTTCCTGGGCTCCGAGCCACGGAAGCTTGAGGGTGGTTAAGCACAAAGCGGGCACAGCCCGTGGGtcttcccccactccctcctctctgccagaGTTCCAGCCGACTATCGAGTCCGGATTTTGGAAGCTCCCACATGCCTGGACCCGCACCAATGCCTCCATGGTCTACCCCACGTTCGAGCCACAGGACTCCTTCTCAGAGGAACGCAGTGACTTGTGCCTGGTGCAGCTGCTTGGAACCAGGTGGGCCCCCTGGACGTGCCCTGCTTCCTGAAAACCCCAAAGTGCTTGCTCTCTGCTAGTCACCCCATCCTACTCACTCTCCAGGGCCTCAGGGGTTTGGGCAAAACCAGACACAGCTCCCCTGAGAGCCCTAGGTGCTGGGACCCATGGGACTCATGTGCAGAAGAGGCAGCAGGTGCCCAGACCCCCCTCCTCTCAGCATCCTACAGAGAGGTGTTTGGGCCAAGACACAGCTGGGCTTGCAGAGCAGCTGTGCTCTGGTGAGGGATCTGCCCTGTCCCTTCTATGGGGCAGGACtggcacggggggggggggggaggaatgGGCACACTGGGCCCAGGATCTGCTTTTAGGCAGTTCTGGGGAAAACAGTATTTGGGGGTCCCATGAAGAATGGGAAGTCGTAGCCCCTGGTGGCTCCCCCAACCCAGGATAGCTCCAGCGTCATCTCCTCTGCACTGGGGGTACCAATTTAGCCAATCCAGACACAGGACACCTGTATTTATCTGGCACAGCTGTGTGCCTGGACCCTACTGGGGGTTCTGATAACTACTGAGGGAATCAGGACCAGGGGAGGCTCCATGTCCTTGGGCTTCATTTAGGATGCTCTTAACAGCCTGGAACCACTTCTCCCACAGGGCAGatggcagccagccctgcaggctgTCAGATTTCTGCAGGACCCTCATGACCAGGCCCGGCTGCTCTGGCTACTGCCTGTCCCACCAGCTGCTCTTCTTCCTCGTGGCCAGAATGGTGAGTGCCAGGCGTGGGCCCAGCCATACCCCGAGGAGGAAAAGGAATGATTGAAAGGGGCTCGTGACACTGTGGTTTTATATGTCCACATCAAGAAAATAAGCAGGTTTTGGAAGAGGTGCTTagctgcacaaggtcctgggttcaatccccagtacctccattaaaaataaataaatacacctaattacccctccccaaaagttaaaaaagaaaaaagggaaaataaaataagcaggTTTTAAACTTGTGCTTCAACATTGGGAGGGGGACGTGAGAAGCCTGCCATTCATTAGCTATGAAATACCACCAAACTGGTGAAGGGTGGGGAAAGTGAGATTCTGTTAGACAGAGAGCTTTGCGTGCTGAACTGGATCACCGGGcattagaaaaacaaagaaagaagcagcagaaaaCTGAACAAGATGAAAACAGCCCCTGCCCCCACTACCATCTCTCCAGTGCCCAACACTCTCCCAAGCCCAAGAACTCAAATTTTGCTAAATACTCATTTcaatcatatatttatttatatagaaagTAGGgtttgcacagggaactatactacaatagcttgtaataacctataacgaaaaagaatatatatgtataactgaatcactgtaacTGAatcgccagaaactaacacaacattgtaaatcaaccatacctcaattttaaaaaaaattttaactacaaACGAAAAAGAAAGTAGGGCTTGCTATCTCTATTCAAAAAGGTTACTCAATATCCAGAAATTCTTAGCCAAGGAAGGACTTGCTGATTTTGTTTAAtagattttttgttattatttgcaAGCTGTCACAGGTCAGTGTTTTTGTGAATATGATAAAAAACCAAATTACAAGGAAAACTGTTGTGATTATTAGATTCAGCAGATAGTTACTCTGACACATTGCTACAAAAGTTTTTCTAAAGCCTAGTCCCATCCCCCGTCTCTCTCGGTGCGACAGGTCCGCGGCCCACACTTTGAGTAACATTGTAGCCGCCTGCGTTCAGGTTTAGTCTGGAATCAGAATGTAAAGCAGCCGCCGAAGGCTTTAATGCGCCCCCTGGTGTCTGGCGTCGTGTCGGCACTTCCTGGTTTTGGTACCGCCCACCCTGGCGAGCGCCCCGCGGGTGCTGCTCCCAGCGGCACCGCCCTTTCCCTGTGAAGACCTTTGAGACTCACAAAAAGTTAACTTAGAGGGCTGAGGTCGCACATCTCCTGAGTGGCAGAGCCGGGACTCGAACCCAGCTCTCTGTCCCTCAGTGACTCAGCCCCCAGCAGGCTGGGAGCGTGGGAGGGGAAGAAATTCTGGGAAAAGGGCAAAGACCTGCACTAAAGGCAGCCACTTGCAAGACCACTTCAGAACTGCAGGTCTTTTCCTGTAACTGAGCGCGCTTCTGTCGTTCATACCAACTTCCTCGTCTCTTGGTATTTGTTCACCCAGAGAGGATGCACGAAGGGGCTGTTCCGCCAGAGCCAGCGCTACATGAACCTCTTCTGCGCCAACATGATGGACCTGAACCGGAGGGCTGAGACCATCGGATATGCCTACCAGACTCGGGACCTCTTCATGGAAAACAGTGGGCCCCCGCATTCTACTCTAGGAACAAATCAGCAGGATGTCCTTGATCCTGGACACaaacacccccctccccagagtAGGGCTGCCAGActtaacaaatgaaaatacaggaaGCCCAGgcaaatgtgaatttcagaagACAATGAGTACATTTTTACCAAAAGTATATCCCAAACATTGCATGGGCTATACTTATAATTTTTTAGTCGTTGTTTATTGGAAACTTAAATTTAagtgggcatcctgtattttatctacCAGTGTTTTGACTGCTTCCAGCCCCCAAAAGATTGACCCATTGATGGAGCTCTGGATAGACTGACCAACTAATTGACTGGCAAACAGACACTCAAAACCTTAGAGATAAGGCAGAAAGGGGGCCCCTGGGTGGCTGCTCCTTTGCTTGGGTGCCCAGATGCCTCTACTGACCCTGACTCTTGAGCAGCCCCAACTGAGGCCCTAAGTGGGAGGCAGGACCCAGGTCTGGGAGCCCCTCTTCACAAAGGCAGACCCTAGGTGCTGCTTCCTTCCAGCCACTGCATTCAGTGCCCACCTCCTGGTGCTGCCTCTCTAGCAGGTGGTACCATGGTGACCTTGGGGAGTGGGAAGAGGTGGGCCTGGGGGGCAGGCCTGCAGAGGGTCCCCTGTCTTTGCTTCCAGTCATGCTCTGTGGCATTGGCGGCTTCTCTGACTTCTACAAGCTCCGGTGGCTAGAGGCCATTCTCAGCTGGCAGAAGCTGCAGGAAGGATGCTTCGGGAGGCCCTGTGAGCTGCGCTTCCTCCCTGGCTGGCAGCGGGAGAGTGGTGGAGGGCTAAGCTTCTAGGCCAAATGGGGGAAGGGTGCAATTGTGTTAGGGGTGCTGAGAGATTCACAACATGTGTGTGCAGAAACATGAATACACGCACACAGACGGGGAAATAGGCTCGGAGCTTTGGAAGCCAAAACTTTGCAGGATGAGAGGTCTTGCTGGAAGATGTTGGCCCCCTGCACCTGCATTAACAAATTCATTTCTTCACTGAGTATTCCCTGAGCATATACTATGTGCAGactgttctaggctctggggaaactaagcaaggaaaaaaaggaaagagaaaagaagacagaaaccaGGGTCAGGGGAGATGTCTGGGAGAGGGTGACACAGAAGCAGAGGTGGAGAGACAGAGGTTGCAGCCCCTTTCCAGCCGTGTGACACGAGACAGCTGGTCCTCTTCGGCTTAAGTTGCTTCACTTCTCTGAACTGCAATTTCCCCTTCTGTAAAGAAATGAGCAGAACAATCTCCACCTTCCTGTGCTGTGAGGAGTAGACACAATATATATGAAACCACCTAGCCTGTGCCCGGCCCAGACGAGGCTCCTAGTAAATGCTACCTTCCTAAATGAGAAACTTAGGATGCTCAAAGAGCAAAGCTTTCGAAATAAGATCGTctgttttaaaagtgtttataaaatgaagattctcagaaggggggagggtatagctcaagtggtagagcacatgcttagcatgcacaaggtcctgggttcaattcccagtacctcctctaaaaataaataagtaaacctaattacctccccccaaaaattaaaaaaaaaaatcctgaggcCTCCAGATCCATAGATTCAGCAGGTGGAGGGGCTGTGGAACCCACATTTTCAGTGATCTCCTCTGGCCATTCAAATGTAGGCAGTTGGGGGACCACAATTTGGGAAACGTCAGTAGATGCAGATTTAGGTGACGTGGAAGTATCCATACACAGGGGCTCGAGGAAGTTTCCAGCAGAGCCTTGAGATTCAAAAGACCTGAGTTGCTGGAGGTGTTGTGAAGGGGAGGGGGCTTAGTcggtaacatttaaaaaatccatcgtGAGAAGTTCACCTTGTACTCTTCTTGCAGCTGCTGAAGATGAAGAATTACCTAAAGCCATTCATTACCAACATCATTTTTTGAGAAGAGTGAAGAGGCGAGATAAACAATTTACAGGTAATGAAAATACCAAGAGACCATCTTGGCATGAAATCAAGAGACCTTAGAAAGGCTACACTCAAGGAAAACAGGCCCCCAGGGTGTCCGAGGTTCTAAGGTGGAAAGGGTCCTTTGTGTTTGGGAGTTGGAGGAAGGGCAGGAGTCTCTGATGCCCTCCTCTTAGAAAGTGGGGAGTCCAGAGATTCTGTCTCCAGTGAAGGGAACATATAAATTTCAGTGTATTACACACTGaaaatcacagagaaaacctctctCAGTCAAGGTCTGATCAGGAAAACAGCACCAGGAACTTCAGCAGAGAGAACTGAATATAGGGAACTCATCTCAGAAGTGCTGCAagagatgaaaacagaaaaggtGAGAAAACACAGAGATTAACCATGGCAGGAAGCCACCATCCTccctggaggcagagctggagggacAGTGGAGGAGATGGGGTGAGCAAAGCCAGTAGTGGCTggatgaggagacagagaggggcagggggaggaataCCCTAGCTTCTCCCCTCACCCAACTTGTGCCTACTGGTGGTCAGCAAGgcagtctgggaaatgtagtttggaaGGGTTGGTGCACTGGGGTTTGGCGCAAAGGGAAGAAAGGGGATCTTTGGGTCAGTGGGCAAGTGACCAGCACAGTCCTGGTGGCCACATGTCCAGCTTATCCCTGTTGTCCTGAAGCCATTACGAATAGCGCCCTCTTCCCTTCCAAACATGTCCAGGTTGAGATGATTAGTTACATGGTCAGCCCACTAATATAGAGAAACTGAGAATAGGCTGTAGCTACattgggaagggaagaaaggcaaGACATGATacagaaggaagggatggagagagggaggaagggagagaggaagagagaagggaaggaagatgatttcaatttttttttactaataaaaatataaatagctaCAAGGCAAAAGCAGGAAGGGAGGTAGGCTAGCCAGCTCAGAGCAGATGTCCAGCATACACTGGGGTATCATTCCAGCAACTAAACGTCTTGCCATCAACCCCACCACAGCCTCATCATCTACCTGCAGGTGATGAGAGAGGAGAGTGAAATTACAATTCTGATGGGTCCACTTTGTAGCTGCCAACAAAGGttgggcaggggaagggaggtgAGTTCTCAGGAGACCTCCAGAGGCACCTTGTCCTGGCAAGGTCTGCCCAACCTAGGAACTGGGGCTATCTACGGCCGGCAGTAGGGGGCCTGCGTGCACACTCTGGAGAGCAGGCTGATCCCTGGAGACTGACAGCTGGACACTAGGACCATCctgagggctggagagggagctgCAGAAATCCCAAAGCCCAAGGTCCTTCCTGGGGCCCCTGCAGGTTGACCGGCAGCTTAGAAAGCTACCCAGGATGGGAGGGGCACATTCCCTCCTTCACTTAATAATGCACATCCATGTTGACTAAGGGCACTGGATTTGAAGTCGGgctgtctgggtttgaatctgctTCTGCCTTTCTTCACTGTAGGAGTCActcagtctctctgagcctcagtttcctcatctgtaaaatggggaccaaGCAATGCCTCCTTCATAGGGCTGTTGGGGGTTAATATTAGATCATCATGCAAAGTGTTCCCCAGGTCATTTGGCGTATAGTAGCCACCAGTAAGCGTGGACTGCCAGGGTTAGTAATTAGGTTCCTCCCTCCAAGGAGCCTGGCTGGtgtccttcccttccccaggcctgggaggggagaggaaagttCCGGCTCCCTCCCACCGGCCCAGACTAAAGGTGGGCAGCCCACTTTGACTTTAGAGGACTGAACAATGTCTAAGGGGCTCCTCGCTCAGGCCAGCATTCAGGGTGACTTGGGACCAGGCAGAACCGAGGCAGCCATGAGGGAGGCCATTGAGGTTAAGAAATGAGCTGTAGAGTCCCCAGGGCAGGGAGCTTAGCTCTGctacctgagcctcagtttccccatctgtaaaatgaagcaaCTAGGTGCTATCCTAGGTCTCACGCAGGACCTGAGCAcaggggaaggtgggaaggagtgACCAGGGTGTGGCCTCAGGTCAGATCCCAAGGGAGGAGAGGGCTCTGGAGCATTTATCACTGTATTAGGAAGTCACTGGGACCTCCCAAATGAAGTGCTCCAGCTGGCTGAAGACTCTTCTGGGAAGGGAGCCTTTAGTGGCCAGCACTCACAGAGGCTGGCAGATGGGTGCCCGGCCCTGCATCTGGGAGGATCTGGGGGCACCAGGCTGAATGGGGGAACATCTAAAAAGTACTCACAACGGAACAGTGGCCACCACCCAGCATTCACAATGAGGCCTCTGTCTCCCCAGACGGTTGCTCCTCCCACAACACAGCCATGGCCGTCGCAGCCCTAGGTGGCTTCCTCTACGTCCTGGCGGAATACCCCCCAGCAGACGGAGAGCTGCGGCTGCCCACGCCAGCGCCGCCTAAGGGCCGCTGACACGGACGGTTCCGCGCTTGCTGCCCGCCAGGAAGATAAAATGTACGCCTttagtccttccttccttctttaagTCCTGGGGCCTGGGTCACACCCTGTGAAGGAGGCAGATGAAGCACAGCAACCCAGCATCATCCCCTCGGGGAGCTGGGCCAGGGAGCGGGGCTGGGATGGACCCAGGCTTGGGAGCAGATGAATAAATTTATTAGAGTGCAGTTGAGTGGGGATTTGAGTCTTGGTCCTCAGCCTTTCAGACAACTTGGAGGGCTCTGTTTTGAGTCTTCAGCCCCACGCAACacaagttcttaaaaaaaaaaaaaacccataaactGAGTCTTAAAGGAGGTTTGTTCAGATGTCATTGGGTACAGCCTTCCCAATGGGAGACAGAAGGGTCTCTGAAC
Encoded proteins:
- the C24H16orf89 gene encoding UPF0764 protein C16orf89 homolog isoform X1, translating into MSSPGLLLLLLLLAPLPLQPSLLPPPDTPEGKAAITGLILSALERATSFLKKRLPEINLDGVVGFRVLEVQLKAVQEKWAQDPQLQPLSLHAGKLVEKLGPLLHRSIFHLQLSDPKYLREFQPTIESGFWKLPHAWTRTNASMVYPTFEPQDSFSEERSDLCLVQLLGTRADGSQPCRLSDFCRTLMTRPGCSGYCLSHQLLFFLVARMRGCTKGLFRQSQRYMNLFCANMMDLNRRAETIGYAYQTRDLFMENTAEDEELPKAIHYQHHFLRRVKRRDKQFTDGCSSHNTAMAVAALGGFLYVLAEYPPADGELRLPTPAPPKGR
- the C24H16orf89 gene encoding UPF0764 protein C16orf89 homolog isoform X2, giving the protein MSSPGLLLLLLLLAPLPLQPSLLPPPDTPEGKAAITGLILSALERATSFLKKRLPEINLDGVVGFRVLEVQLKAVQEKWAQDPQLQPLSLHAGKLVEKLGPLLHRSIFHLQLSDPKYLREFQPTIESGFWKLPHAWTRTNASMVYPTFEPQDSFSEERSDLCLVQLLGTRADGSQPCRLSDFCRTLMTRPGCSGYCLSHQLLFFLVARMRGCTKGLFRQSQRYMNLFCANMMDLNRRAETIGYAYQTRDLFMENIMLCGIGGFSDFYKLRWLEAILSWQKLQEGCFGRPSAEDEELPKAIHYQHHFLRRVKRRDKQFTVKV
- the C24H16orf89 gene encoding UPF0764 protein C16orf89 homolog isoform X3 yields the protein MSSPGLLLLLLLLAPLPLQPSLLPPPDTPEGKAAITGLILSALERATSFLKKRLPEINLDGVVGFRVLEVQLKAVQEKWAQDPQLQPLSLHAGKLVEKLGPLLHRSIFHLQLSDPKYLREFQPTIESGFWKLPHAWTRTNASMVYPTFEPQDSFSEERSDLCLVQLLGTRADGSQPCRLSDFCRTLMTRPGCSGYCLSHQLLFFLVARMRGCTKGLFRQSQRYMNLFCANMMDLNRRAETIGYAYQTRDLFMENIMLCGIGGFSDFYKLRWLEAILSWQKLQEGCFGRPSAEDEELPKAIHYQHHFLRRVKRRDKQFTDGCSSHNTAMAVAALGGFLYVLAEYPPADGELRLPTPAPPKGR